The Tolypothrix sp. NIES-4075 DNA window CGGGGCCCAAATGGCGGGGGAACATAATAAAATTTTCGTCTCTTAGCTCGCGCACTGAAATATTTTCTTGTCTAGCTAAGAAATGAGTTTCTAGCAAAGCTACAATTAGTCCTTCTTGCTGAATGCATTCTTGATTGAAAGTGTTGTCTTCTAAAGGTGGATGGGCAAAACCTACATGGATGCGGCGATTGAATAGCGCTTGTTCTTGCTGAGTTGTCGTTAATTCTTGCAATACTAACTCCACCTCTAGAAACTGTTCTCGAAACCGCCGTAAAATCACAGGCAGCAAATCGTAAGTTACCAAGCTGGTGAAACCTACTCGTAGTTGTCCTTTCTCACCCCTACCTGTCCGTTGAGTCAGATCAATTGCCTTGGACAGTTGAGCGAACAATTGATAAGCTTCTTGCAAAAATACTTGTCCGGCTTCCGTTAGCTGCACCTGTCGTTTGGTTTTGCGTTGAAAAAGTTCCACCCCTAATTCTGCTTCTAGCTGCTGAATTTGCTGGCTTAAGGGAGGTTGAGCGATGTGAAGTCGCTCTGCGGCTCTACTAAAGTGTAGTTCCTCAGCTACAGCAATGAAGTAGCGCAGGTGTCGCAGTTCCATAGTTTTGATATTTTATAAGTCTCAAATATTCATAAATATATATTGGACATATCAAAAAATGCTACCTATCATACTCATACACGCAAGTCAGAGGATGATGTAACTATGTCGGAGAATTTGAGAAGCCAAGTAGTAACGCAAGGAGTGCAGCGATCGCCAAATCGAGCTATGCTGCGGGCAGTTGGTTTTAAAGATGAAGATTTCAACAAAGCCATTGTCGGCATTGCTAACGGTTACAGCACCATCACTCCCTGCAATATGGGAATCAATCAACTGGCGCAAAGGGCAGAAGTTGCCGTTAAAACCGCCGGAGCAATGCCACAAATGTTTGGCACGATTACCATTAGCGATGGGATTTCGATGGGAACTGAAGGGATGAAATATTCCCTAGTGTCGCGGGAAGTCATCGCCGATTCCATCGAAACCGCCTGTACTGGGCAAAGTATGGATGGTGTGCTAGCTATCGGCGGCTGTGATAAAAATATGCCAGGGGCAATGCTAGCGATCGCTCGGATGAATATCCCTGCAATATTCGTTTACGGTGGCACCATTAAACCCGGTCACTACAACGGACGTGATTTAACTGTTGTCAGTTCTTTTGAAGCTGTTGGTCAATACAGTGCTGGAAAAATTGACGAAAAGGAATTATTAGAAGTTGAAAGTCGCGCTTGTCCTGGCGCTGGTTCCTGTGGGGGAATGTTTACGGCTAACACCATGTCTTCAGCTTTTGAAGCCCTGGGAATGAGTTTGCCCTATTCTTCAACAATGGCAGCCGAAGATGCGGAAAAAGCTGA harbors:
- a CDS encoding LysR family transcriptional regulator, encoding MELRHLRYFIAVAEELHFSRAAERLHIAQPPLSQQIQQLEAELGVELFQRKTKRQVQLTEAGQVFLQEAYQLFAQLSKAIDLTQRTGRGEKGQLRVGFTSLVTYDLLPVILRRFREQFLEVELVLQELTTTQQEQALFNRRIHVGFAHPPLEDNTFNQECIQQEGLIVALLETHFLARQENISVRELRDENFIMFPRHLGPGLYDQILSLCQQGNFSPKVTQEAIQMQTIIGLVSAGMGIAIVPSSLQNLQRAGVVYRTLEEKTPLVETAVVWRQEDMTPVLREFLQIVRSVCG